One genomic window of Caldivirga sp. includes the following:
- a CDS encoding ABC transporter substrate-binding protein codes for MELQFSSKVKSMALLTIAVITIAAVSLSMLIVKPASQQQIVIANPSTLLYSPNLPLWNPVASQGSMNKYWGQTVDVYESLAMYNDLNGQFYPVLAENWTYIPQNNTFIIYLRKGLYWFNGTATIPFTAWDVWANIILEVLTSGQYWPALNNSDIGVLLRQVRVINNYTLELTNMSTWGPTMEIYILNQANAVETPYPVWKPILDELLAMNSSQRATFIQNNLTRMKLPYWGISPWYLTYISSTYIQTSLEPSNLLSEWSQIFPYATWNYYNPSIVVYYVGGSSQAIASLESGSTNYAGMALSPQQITALKSAGFFVFLSPGYNDFGISINPLIYPWNMTQVRQALAYVINRTEAVLAWAPLYVPQWNGVPTPPYTLYTYPKSVLSVVYNYTVDWNKAAQLLQSVGLYKKGNQWYLPNGTPLTLDIVVPNYAQDWITILTVVANELTLFGIPTHIISIDGATFWGSYFWSGQWTAASMFVAAPMTGYYGTWHFYMWPWWVIPQINMVPNWWTSPYGWWPFQWPNGTCTPVTLFNYEDVVCVNSTFGYFSPFNWTLHGTRYSGPGTPEWTLLTKVLFAWWEYYLPVLPIGASLSAVMEFKQGLADVNWILNCLPVTTQQVLLNGGSVIDGLHGFSPILFGSFAPPGVVPPLAQAIANGSLWSRTPQFAAFIGLPSPDASVQQCVASYFHIPYTPVTTTTTTSTTTSTSTSTTTSTTTTSTSTTTTTSTTTTTTTTTTTAVTTATTTVTSTSTAVSTVTSTTTAVSTVTVTKPVVSTALIAGIIVIVIVIAAIAAIIALRRK; via the coding sequence ATGGAACTCCAATTTTCAAGTAAAGTAAAGTCAATGGCGCTACTCACAATAGCGGTGATAACAATAGCTGCAGTAAGTTTGAGCATGCTTATTGTTAAACCAGCATCACAGCAGCAAATAGTAATAGCTAACCCATCAACATTACTCTATTCCCCAAACCTGCCACTTTGGAATCCAGTAGCCAGCCAAGGCAGTATGAATAAGTATTGGGGTCAAACCGTTGATGTATACGAATCATTAGCCATGTATAATGACTTAAATGGGCAATTCTACCCAGTTTTAGCGGAGAATTGGACATATATTCCTCAGAATAATACTTTTATAATATACTTAAGGAAGGGGCTCTACTGGTTTAATGGAACGGCCACAATACCCTTCACAGCATGGGATGTCTGGGCCAATATTATTCTTGAGGTTTTAACGTCAGGTCAATATTGGCCAGCCTTGAACAATAGCGATATTGGTGTTTTACTTAGGCAGGTTAGAGTTATTAATAATTATACATTAGAGTTGACTAACATGTCTACATGGGGTCCAACAATGGAGATATATATACTTAATCAAGCTAATGCAGTTGAGACACCTTACCCAGTTTGGAAACCAATCCTTGATGAATTACTTGCAATGAATTCAAGCCAAAGGGCAACATTTATTCAAAATAATTTAACCAGAATGAAGTTACCCTACTGGGGTATTTCACCCTGGTACTTAACATACATAAGCTCTACGTATATTCAGACATCCCTTGAACCAAGTAACCTATTGAGTGAGTGGAGTCAAATATTCCCCTACGCTACATGGAATTACTATAACCCATCCATAGTAGTCTACTATGTTGGTGGATCATCACAAGCGATAGCATCACTTGAATCAGGTTCAACAAACTATGCTGGCATGGCATTATCACCACAGCAGATTACTGCGCTTAAGTCAGCCGGCTTCTTCGTATTCTTATCGCCAGGTTACAATGACTTCGGAATATCAATTAATCCGTTAATTTACCCATGGAACATGACTCAAGTTAGGCAAGCCTTAGCGTATGTAATTAATAGGACTGAGGCAGTGCTAGCATGGGCCCCATTATATGTCCCTCAGTGGAATGGTGTTCCAACACCACCGTACACATTGTACACTTATCCAAAATCCGTATTAAGTGTGGTTTATAACTATACGGTAGATTGGAATAAGGCTGCTCAACTACTTCAATCAGTTGGTCTATATAAGAAGGGTAATCAGTGGTACCTACCAAATGGTACGCCATTAACCTTAGACATAGTGGTTCCCAATTATGCGCAGGACTGGATAACAATACTCACCGTTGTGGCAAATGAATTAACCCTATTTGGTATTCCAACACATATAATATCAATTGATGGGGCAACCTTCTGGGGTTCATACTTCTGGAGTGGTCAATGGACTGCTGCATCAATGTTTGTTGCGGCACCGATGACTGGCTACTATGGTACATGGCACTTCTACATGTGGCCCTGGTGGGTTATACCTCAGATAAACATGGTCCCCAACTGGTGGACAAGCCCATATGGCTGGTGGCCTTTCCAGTGGCCTAACGGTACTTGTACGCCAGTAACCCTATTTAATTATGAAGATGTAGTATGCGTTAACAGTACATTCGGTTACTTCAGCCCCTTCAACTGGACGCTTCACGGTACTAGGTACAGTGGACCAGGTACGCCAGAGTGGACATTATTGACTAAAGTATTGTTCGCTTGGTGGGAATATTATTTACCCGTATTGCCTATTGGCGCATCATTATCCGCAGTAATGGAGTTTAAGCAAGGCCTGGCTGATGTCAATTGGATACTGAACTGCTTACCAGTAACAACACAGCAAGTACTGCTAAATGGTGGTAGTGTAATAGATGGGTTACACGGCTTTTCACCAATATTGTTTGGTTCCTTCGCTCCTCCGGGTGTTGTTCCTCCTTTGGCTCAAGCTATTGCTAATGGTTCACTTTGGAGCAGGACACCTCAGTTCGCGGCCTTCATTGGTTTGCCGAGTCCTGATGCTTCTGTTCAACAGTGTGTTGCATCATACTTCCATATACCATACACCCCAGTGACAACCACTACTACCACTTCGACTACGACTAGTACTTCAACAAGCACCACTACGAGTACTACAACTACATCAACTAGTACTACAACGACCACTTCAACCACAACAACCACGACGACAACCACCACTACTGCCGTGACTACAGCCACCACCACAGTAACATCAACAAGCACAGCAGTAAGCACAGTAACATCAACAACCACGGCAGTATCAACAGTAACAGTCACAAAACCAGTAGTAAGCACAGCATTAATCGCCGGAATAATAGTAATAGTCATAGTAATAGCAGCAATAGCCGCCATTATAGCATTAAGAAGAAAATGA
- a CDS encoding MBL fold metallo-hydrolase, which translates to MVVVEVLGGGGEVGRMAILVKGSRNSVLLDYGVNFDDEGKPVFPLHVRPRDLSAVVLSHAHLDHSGALPGLYISAAPPLYATPLTAELAEIMFKDTVKLSGYYLPYEDEEVRNTLRKVNPVNFNDTINLNGDSLTFLNAGHVPGSMMTLLNIDGTRILFTGDFNLSPSNLLNGADLNSVPRDIDLVVMEATYAGGTHPSREVLEEEFINAVKTTLDEGGSVLIPSFTIGRTQELLLTLIKHNVTDVPIYVDGLARIANRIISKYPQFLRDPNLYVKALTYSSEIMGNYYRRNALRDQAIIITPAGMLKGGAAVYYLKRLGGDRRNALILPSYQAPDSPGYELLTRGVAKIDNEEIRVNAKVYWFDFSAHSGLEELINFINYFKDETNILIVHSSPRNALRLSEYLEERNIHVTLTTGEAIEI; encoded by the coding sequence ATGGTTGTTGTTGAGGTTCTCGGAGGCGGTGGTGAGGTTGGTAGGATGGCTATTTTAGTTAAGGGTTCAAGAAACTCAGTACTGCTGGATTATGGGGTTAACTTTGATGATGAAGGTAAGCCAGTATTCCCTCTCCACGTTAGGCCGAGGGATCTTTCAGCTGTAGTGCTTAGCCACGCTCACCTGGATCACTCCGGGGCATTGCCTGGATTATACATTAGCGCAGCACCACCACTCTACGCAACTCCCCTGACCGCTGAGTTGGCTGAGATAATGTTTAAGGATACTGTTAAGTTAAGCGGCTATTACCTACCTTATGAGGATGAGGAGGTTAGGAATACCTTAAGGAAAGTTAACCCAGTTAACTTCAATGATACGATTAACTTAAACGGCGATTCATTAACATTCCTGAACGCAGGCCACGTCCCAGGCAGCATGATGACGCTTCTAAACATTGATGGAACTAGAATACTGTTCACGGGGGACTTTAACTTATCCCCAAGTAACCTACTTAATGGGGCTGACTTAAACTCAGTTCCCAGGGATATTGACCTAGTCGTAATGGAGGCTACATACGCAGGCGGCACGCATCCATCTAGGGAAGTGCTTGAGGAGGAGTTCATTAATGCAGTCAAAACAACGTTAGATGAGGGGGGTTCAGTCCTAATACCAAGCTTCACAATTGGTAGGACGCAGGAATTATTACTTACGTTAATTAAGCATAATGTCACTGATGTACCAATATATGTTGATGGTTTGGCTAGGATAGCTAATAGGATAATAAGCAAGTATCCTCAATTCCTCAGGGACCCTAACCTATACGTTAAGGCATTAACGTACAGTAGTGAGATTATGGGTAATTACTACAGGAGAAATGCACTAAGGGACCAGGCAATAATAATTACACCAGCTGGAATGCTTAAGGGTGGTGCAGCAGTCTACTACCTGAAGAGACTTGGGGGTGATAGGAGAAATGCACTAATACTACCCAGTTACCAAGCCCCAGACTCACCGGGTTATGAACTCTTAACTAGGGGTGTGGCTAAGATTGATAATGAGGAGATTAGGGTTAACGCCAAAGTGTATTGGTTCGACTTCTCAGCGCATAGTGGGCTAGAGGAATTGATTAACTTCATTAATTACTTCAAGGATGAAACAAACATACTAATAGTTCACTCAAGCCCAAGAAATGCACTAAGGCTTAGTGAATACTTAGAGGAGAGGAACATCCACGTAACATTAACAACAGGCGAAGCCATCGAAATATGA
- a CDS encoding dihydrodipicolinate synthase family protein, whose product MEKFRGIIPPVVTPFDEDGNVDYDLFREEVKRIIDVGVNGIAIGGSTGEGHTLSDGEFMRLIELAIEVRGRRNFLVIAGIITNSVHQVVERALGIKNLNVDALMITPPHYLFNAGDEGNYVFYKEIYEKTKLPIIIYNVVPWNVVSVNVIEKLAKEGVIVGIKQSGGNIHVLADLLVKVRNVPILTALDDMLFPSFIMGSSGSIAAINTLLPRTSVRLFNAVANADYETARSIHEELLPIARFVIMQPDMPTRLKFVMNNAGWRVGYPRKPLLPKPPQDIVGKLQEISRQVQVLERE is encoded by the coding sequence ATGGAAAAATTCAGGGGAATTATTCCACCTGTTGTTACTCCCTTTGACGAGGATGGTAATGTTGACTATGATCTTTTTCGTGAGGAGGTTAAGAGAATCATTGACGTTGGTGTTAATGGTATTGCCATTGGCGGTAGCACAGGTGAGGGTCATACTTTAAGTGATGGGGAATTTATGAGACTCATTGAGCTTGCAATCGAAGTTAGGGGTAGGAGAAACTTCCTAGTGATTGCCGGTATTATCACTAATTCAGTGCATCAGGTTGTTGAAAGGGCTTTAGGCATTAAGAATCTTAACGTTGATGCGTTAATGATAACACCACCACACTACTTATTTAATGCTGGTGATGAGGGCAATTACGTATTCTACAAGGAGATTTACGAAAAGACTAAATTACCAATCATTATCTACAATGTGGTTCCCTGGAATGTAGTAAGCGTTAATGTTATTGAGAAATTAGCTAAGGAGGGTGTAATCGTAGGTATTAAGCAGAGTGGTGGGAATATCCACGTATTAGCTGATTTATTAGTTAAGGTAAGGAACGTACCCATACTTACTGCACTCGATGACATGCTTTTCCCATCCTTCATAATGGGCTCAAGCGGTTCAATAGCGGCAATAAATACACTATTGCCGAGAACAAGCGTTAGATTATTCAATGCTGTGGCTAATGCTGACTATGAAACAGCCAGGAGCATACATGAGGAATTATTACCAATAGCTAGATTCGTGATAATGCAGCCGGACATGCCGACGAGGTTAAAATTCGTGATGAATAATGCAGGATGGAGGGTGGGCTATCCGAGGAAACCTCTACTGCCAAAACCACCTCAAGACATAGTAGGCAAGCTGCAGGAAATATCAAGACAAGTACAGGTGCTTGAGCGTGAATAA
- a CDS encoding nucleotidyltransferase domain-containing protein: MEKIIEWRRRLRDRAIELAKLIAGEVNGTVLLVGSYARGDFNVDSDVDVLVVAEFTEPPHRRLLNINMPPNVEVIALNIHEAINAVGKCYPIAHDIALGVVLKDDLGIARELIEHARRCIRLSNS; this comes from the coding sequence ATGGAGAAGATTATTGAGTGGAGGAGGAGGTTAAGGGATAGGGCCATTGAGTTAGCTAAGCTCATTGCAGGTGAGGTTAATGGCACGGTCCTCCTAGTGGGATCATATGCTAGGGGCGATTTCAATGTAGACAGTGACGTAGATGTCTTAGTGGTGGCTGAATTCACCGAGCCCCCGCATAGAAGGCTACTTAACATCAACATGCCACCTAACGTTGAGGTGATAGCGTTGAACATTCATGAAGCCATTAATGCAGTAGGCAAGTGTTACCCAATAGCCCATGATATAGCGCTGGGCGTGGTACTGAAGGATGACTTAGGTATAGCCAGGGAACTCATTGAACATGCTAGGAGGTGCATTAGGCTTAGTAATTCATAA
- a CDS encoding HEPN domain-containing protein has product MDLKEYGRWITMAQRTLESARRDAEFGDFNWACFKAHQAAEFAIKAILYGIGKPTRGHSLTHLIAELSELVNIPENIIDLCKFLDKFYVPTRYVDAWSDGIPYEYFTRSDAETAINAANNIIVFTEDLWRRLLSGGGG; this is encoded by the coding sequence ATGGATTTAAAGGAGTATGGTAGATGGATTACAATGGCTCAGAGGACGCTGGAGTCTGCTAGGCGTGATGCAGAATTCGGTGACTTCAACTGGGCTTGCTTTAAGGCGCATCAAGCGGCTGAATTCGCCATTAAGGCCATACTATATGGTATAGGCAAACCAACGAGGGGACATTCATTAACTCACCTAATAGCTGAATTGAGCGAGCTCGTAAATATTCCCGAAAACATAATTGACTTATGTAAGTTCCTCGATAAGTTTTACGTGCCCACTAGGTATGTTGATGCTTGGAGTGATGGCATACCTTACGAGTATTTTACGAGAAGCGACGCAGAAACAGCTATTAATGCTGCGAATAACATTATTGTATTCACTGAGGATTTATGGAGAAGATTATTGAGTGGAGGAGGAGGTTAA